In Necator americanus strain Aroian chromosome IV, whole genome shotgun sequence, the following proteins share a genomic window:
- a CDS encoding hypothetical protein (NECATOR_CHRIV.G16385.T3): MPVGTFATAFLLIGAATLSGAVVDWASIATPPRFIHDLNEPILYFKVEKHGTEQTKAPENLFQITINCIAEANPEPSYRWTKNGKPFNVNMYSDKVVQKPGEGTLVFSKLDESDAGMYRCEASNDNGTAVSWPTRLEQTSFKDEEKMLTDHLSICIGVAFARMCCQLQ; the protein is encoded by the exons ATGCCTGTTGGCACTTTTGCCACGGCTTTTTTGCTCATTGGGGCGGCCACTTTGagtg GCGCCGTTGTTGACTGGGCTTCTATAGCGACTCCACCACGGTTTATTCATGATTTGAACGAACCGATTCTATACTTTAAAGTTGAGAAACATGGTACAGAGCAAACGAAAGCTCCCGAAAATCTTTTCCAAATCACTATCAACTGTATAGCGGAAGCAAATCCGGAACCATC atatCGGTGgactaaaaatggaaaaccGTTCAACGTTAATATGTATTCAGACAAAGTAGTGCAGAAGCCAGGTGAAG GCACTCTCGTCTTCTCGAAACTTGATGAAAGCGATGCTGGTATGTACCGATGTGAAGCGAGTAACGATAACGGTACTGCCGTTTCATGGCCAACACGATTGGAGCAGACAT CATTTAAAGACGAGGAAAAAATGCTGACCGATCATCTATCCATATGCATTGGGGTCGCTTTCGCTCGTATGTGCTGCCAATTACAGTAA